GGCCTTATCGGCCCAAACGGCGCCGGCAAAACGACTGTTTTTAACATGATAACCGGTGTCTATCGTCCGACAAGCGGCGAAATTGTCCTTGACGGCTCTTCTATTGTCGGTGAAAAACCGCATCGGATTTGCCGTAAAGGTATCGCACGCACCTTTCAAAATATCCGCCTCTGTTCCTCACTGACAGTCTACCAAAGCGTCCAGATGGCGCTTATCAAGAGTTTGGAATATGGCTTTGGACGGGCTGCGCTCCATGTCGGCCTCTTTGCTTCGGAAGAAAAACGGGTGCGGCAGACGATCATGGAGACTTTGGATATTTTTAATCTTGTCCACCTCTCTGAAGAACTCGCGGTCTCGCTGCCTTACGGGGACCAGCGGCGGCTTGAGATTGTACGCGCGCTCGCGACCAAACCGCGCCTTCTTTTGCTCGATGAACCCGCGGCGGGAATGAATCCCTCCGAGAAGGTCGCGCTGATGTCCCTCATAAAAGAAGTCAAAGAGAAATTCAAAGTCGCTATTCTTCTAATCGAGCATGATATGAAAGTTGTCATGGGTATTTGTGAGCGGATTACCGTGTTGGATTATGGGGCGAAAATAGCTGAAGGCACTCCGGCGCAGATACAACGAGACCCAAAAGTAATCGAGGCCTACCTTGGCGAAACAGTCTGAGGCGTTTTAGAATGCTTGTACTTAGCAACCTCGAAGTCTGCTACGGCGCTATATCGGCGTTGCGCGGGGTCTCGCTTGCTGTTTCCAAAGGCCAGATTGTCACCCTCATCGGAGCCAACGGCGCAGGAAAGACCACCACCCTACGCGCAATTTCCGGGCTTGTAAAAACTAAGAGCGGGTCGATTACTTTTACTGAGAAAGAAATTGGAAACAGACCGCCCCATGAAATAGTCGCCGCGGGGATTTCGCATTCGCCCGAAGGACGCATGATCTTTGCCAATTTAACAGTCAAAGAAAATCTCAATATGGGCGCATACCTTCGCCGTGATAAAGTCGAAATCAAAAAAGATTTGGATTATGTCTTTACTATTTTCCCTCGATTGAGCGAACGTCTCAAGCAGGCTGGAGGCACCCTTTCAGGTGGTGAACAGCAAATGCTTGCCATTGGCCGCGCTCTAATGGCGCGTCCCAAAATGCTTCTGCTGGATGAACCCTCGCTTGGGATTGCGCCACTGCTGGTGAAATTAATTTTTGAGAAGATCGTCGAAATAAACAAAGAGCTCGGCATGACGATTTTATTGGTTGAGCAAAACGCCCACCTGGCCCTTAAAGTCGCCAATTATGGTTATGTAATGGAGACCGGAGAGATAACCCTCCATGGCCCCGCCGCTGAGATAGAGCAGAACGAAGCTGTTCGCAAAGCGTATCTTGGCGAGATGTAAATTGTCAGCGCCGAATTATTTTAGGCAATATTTCCTCCAATAAATAAAAGACCAGCAAAATCTATGGCAGATAAAAGAACAAAGGAAAGCAAATCGGTGTCCGTTTCTCTTGCCGCACTGGATGCCATAAAAACTCTCTTTACTAAGGGCACGGACAAACAGAAGTTAGAGTTGCTGAAACGGCTTAGGGCTTCAACTATTACCGACCCTGAAGAAATTCAGCATTACCATGACTTGCTCTGCTTCCTCAGGGTCTACGCTGGTAATTCAACTCTTTTAAAAGAAAGTGAGAAGCAACTCAAGCATTTCGGTGCGCGCGTAGAGCTGTATCAAGCGGCAACCCGCGACCGCAAGGCGAAAAAGCTTGTCGATTCGGGGATTGAGGGCACAACAGTCGAAGGTCTGTTCAGCTATGAGTTGACACGTTTTCTGTGCCGTCGATATGGAGAAGCGTTGACAATAGACTGGAAACGGTATGACAAGGAAGGGGCTGACCCATTGGTGACTGTGCTACCTCAGTTAGTAGCTTGGCCGGAACTCGACACATTCGACAATGACAAGGAGCTTGATACGCGAAAGTGGCTTCAATCAGCGCAAGGCAAGACGAGCCAGAATGAGCTGGGTGCGCTTCTTCTATTATTTGAAAATTCCAAGCTGAGCCGTGAGATGCAACGCTATTTGTTTGACCAGCTTGATTTGGGAATCCTATGGACATTGACCAATTCTCCCGCTTCGCGAACATTGAAACGCGTTGCAGGGCCGGGGACGCACTATCAGAAAGAGGGACTGAAGGGACGGTCTGCAGATTTACGAGCAGAACTTGATAAAGCGCCGACAGATCTCACATTGGTTTCAGCCAAAGTCGGTCAGCAATATGTTGACGACATCAAAGAGGCGCTTGGTGTTCGAATCCGGGAGCTCTTTTCATTGACCGGCGCGAATCCCAACGAAGTCTACATAAACGATCCGGGGCGGGGTTTGCGAATTGTGATATATGGAAGCAATCCGGGTATTCGCCTGCCCCTCGAAAGCAACTTTGGGGCAATGCTCATTCGCAATAATATTCCCATCGGTTACGGCGTGTGCGCAACGCTTTTTGATCGCGCAGAGATAGCTATCAATGTCTTTCCGGCATTCCGGAGTGGCGAATCGGCATTTATAATCGAGCAGTTTTTTCGGCTCTTTCATCATCATTTTGGCGCACAAACGCTTTTCGTGCGAAGCTATCAGATTGGCGACAATAACGATGAGGCGCTCGAATCAGGTTCTTTCTGGTTTTATTACAAACTTGGATTCCGATCAGTTCAGCCAAATGTTAGACTTTTGGCAGAGAAAGAATATAAGAGGATTATAGAAGGAAAAGGCTACCGTTCACCGATCCGAATGCTGAAGAGACTCGCTATCAGCGACATGTTTTTTTCGATCGATCCCCAGCAGATGTCATCGTACCAAGAACTTCTTGTGTCAAACCTCGGCAAAGCCGTCACTCGCCACATTTCAGAACATTACGAGGGGAATCGACAACGAATGATTTCTGAGTCCGTAAAAATACTCGCCCAACTGCTTGCTTTACGAAATATATCGCGCTGGAGCGCAGATGAAAAAGTTGGGTTCGAACGAATTGCGCCGCTTATCTCTTCGATTCCAGAACTTGGCAACTGGAGTCCTGCAGATAAAAAGCTTCTGGCCAAAATTATTCGGGCCAAAGGCGGATTATCCGAAAGAGAGTTTGTGCTTCTCTGCAATCGACATGAACGGCTTAAATCATCCTTGACAAAATTAGCAGAAGCATCGGCATAAATAAAAAACCTGCCGCGAGTGTGTGCTTCTCGCGGCAGGGTATTATCTCTAAACACGACTATTGCTGTCGTGATTTCTTTTAAGTCTCTTATTTGGAAGCGGATTTAGCGGCGAACGATTCGCCAAACTGAGTTGGATTGAGTTTGGCAAGCATCGCCCTGCACTCATCGGCCTTGCTGGGCAGATTGGCGCTCTCGTAAATCTGAACGGCATATTTGTACAGATGGGGTTCGTAGCTTCCGAAACGCAGTGCGCGGTCGGCATACTTAACAGCCTCACCAATGTTGCCATTGACGAAAAGAGCACGAGCCATCAACATATCTGTTTCAATGTCGCCCCTGTCTGCGGCTTCGGCTTTTGCAAGCATCCAAGCTTCGTGCTTTCTGTCCGAAAACTTAAGCAAGTATTCTGCTAGAACTCGGCGGTGGCCGACATCGCCAGCAGCAATTTCACTGCTGAGAAGGGCATGGGCGCTATCTCGAAGCCGAGCGGCATGGACTTTGTCCCCCATTCTCTCGCTGATATCGGCGCGGCGAAAAATAAGGTCATGATGGATGATTTGCGACAAAGCTGAGTCCAAAAGAGGGGCCGCACTCTTATCATCCCCTTCAATTTCGTATGTCTCAGCTAAGTGTTCAAGGGCGATTGGATATCCGGGGAGAATTTCAAGCGATTTCAGGAAATGTGCGCGAGCTTGGGGTACCTCTCCTTTACGAAGATAGAGATCACCGTACATGACCGACGCCCACGCCGATGGCTCGGGATTTGATCCGACCGGAAGTTTGACGCATTTATTCCAGAGCGCGTCGGCTTCGTCCCATCGGCCATGAAGTAGGTGCACCTTTGCCAGACGGCTCCAGGCGGCCATGCCGGGTTTTTCTACCGCGAACTTTGCGTAGCTCTCTTCGGCTGTCATGTAATCGCCAAGTTCGTATGCAACGTCTCCCAAAACCGCGGTGATGGTAGGATTAACAGCGGCTTCGCTGAGAACAGTCACGAGGACACCTTTGGCTTCCTTAAATTTATGCTGGGAGCTTAAAGTGGTTGCAAGACCAAAAACGGCATCGCTGTTATGCTCCGGCTGAATCTTGAGGGATTGCCGAAAGGCCCCTTCGGCGAGACGATAATCAGCAAGTGAACCAGTAAGGCGGGCTTTAGAATTATAAGCCGCCCCGAGTTCCTTGGCCATCATAAAGCTCTTCGGATCTGTCACAAGCTTGTGAGTAAAGAAAGATATCTCCAGATCGAGTCTGCCCACAGCCGCAGTATTGGATTCTGCGGCGTGGGTAGAGGTAAACAGGGCGGCGACGGCAAGCAGGTTCATAAAAATTCGTTGTGCTCTTTTCATTTTAATTCTCCGGGGCGAGAAACGGAAATGTTCCGAGGAAGGTGGCATCGTTGCTATTGATGGCATCGCCAACTCCGGCGCCGCCAAGGGCGTTGCCGCGATTAAGAACAAGACCCACTGCAGCATCGATGACATCATCGGTCAAGCGGCGACCATTGGGAAACTGAACCGGGTTTGCAAAATTAATTGTGACAACATCCGGAATCAGAGCGGTTGCCACTTGTGTTGGCGTCAGGCCGGGGGCGTCCTCGGCAGGAAAACCGGAAACAGCATTAACCGCGGCGCGGATATTAGTTATCGTTGTGGTGGCAACCGGACGAAAATTAGCCTCATCATTGACCGGCGCTGCGACGTTGAAAGCGTCTTTCTGAACAGACGTCGGAATGAGAGCGGTATTTATAGCCGGGATGGCCATTCTGTCGGTTTGAACGTAAGTCACACCCGGATCCATGGTGGTGTTGTCGTTATCGCAACCGGGCAAACCCGCCATGGCTATGGTTGCTGTCAGTAAAATAATCTTCAATTTCATATTTCTATACTTTCTTTCTTCATTATCGAATTCATGTTTTCGATACGGTGTTAATCATTTAGTTGGTTTGCGGTTCGGTGATACTGGTCCATGCCCGTATTGTGCCGGTATTGGCGTTTGCCGCGCCTGTAAGAGCAACAATGGGGAGTTCAATAACGATCGAACCAACATTTCGTCCGGCAAAGAAGTCGACCGGCGAGCCTGCGCCCGAAGCGCGGTATCCGGCGGCGGGAATATACGGTGCGGCAACAAAGGCTTTGAAGCCATCGAGGTCAAAAAAGAATGGATCTTCGCGGGGGCCAACAAATATTTTTATGGGTCCAGATGTCGTAATTATCGGAGCAGAACCCGCAGGGGTTACCTGCCCGGTGATTGGCGTGGCGCCAAGTCCCGCGACGCTGAATGTCTGGGTTGTATTTCCCGTAAAAGTAACCGTAACTACGGCATCGGCCAACAAGTCGCCAGTGTTGTCGACATGGATATTGTAGCGGGCGGCTTGTGAGAAAAGCGGAACCGGCGCTGCGCCTGGAACATGCGATGATACATTCATCGCCACAACCAAATTATTGGCATTGGTCGGACTGCGGAAAGCATAGACATCAGTCACGTCTGTCCGTACATCACGATTGGCCAGCGGTGAGTCGAAGTGATCGGCGGCGATAGCTATACCTGCGATAGCCATGAGTCCGGCGACAGTGAGCGAGAGCGTTTTTCTGAGCTTCATTTCTGGGAGCCCTTTCTGTGTTGTCCCCGAACTTTCAGTTTCGCGGGACCGTGTGTGTTTCCTTCTCAATCATCACAGTCTATTTTAATAGGTCTGTGGATCGTCTTCTGTCTCGGCTGAGTATATCATTTCGCATGCCAAGTCGTACTGAATATAATTTTTGATCGTAAGCCATTGATTGCAAAACATTTAGATGATTTACGGAAGGAATAGCGCCCTTGAGATGAATCATGAAATTTCATTATTATGTATATTTATCATGAATAATCGTGGAATATTCTAAAATTGTCATGTCAATCATGATCTTTCAAGCAGTATATTAGTGATGTGAGTGAAAGTGAGAAACAGCACCAAACCGATAAGTTAATCGACGAATCTGGTCTAGCGAGAAAGTCTGCCGAAGCCGCGCTTCGTGACAGCCAGGAGCGCTATCGCGCCCTTGCGGAAAACTCCTCTGATATTATTATCCGTTTTGACAGACAGTACAGGCATGTGTATGTCAACAAAGCTGTAATTGAATTAGCTGGATTTCCTCCTGAATTTGCGATTGGAAAAACCCACGAAGAACTTGGCTATCCGACCGAAATCGCTCAGGCCATTGAATACAATATCCAGAAAGTCTTTGATTCCGGCCAACCGTTGCTCATTCAGGGAGAATTGCAGACACTCAAAGGTCTAAGATTTTTTGATGCGCGGCTTCTGCCGGAATTCTCTGCTGACGGAACGGTTGAATCTGTCCTCACGACTACTCGAGACATCACGCCGCTTCGCGATGCCCAGAAAGAGCTTGAGGAAGCAAACACATCCCTTGAGCAGCGAGTCACAGACCGCACGGCGAAACTTGTCGACATAAATGCCAAACTTGAACATGAAGTCAAAATTCGAACTCAGGTCGAAGCAAATCTCTATGTCGCCAATAGGGAACTTGAATTGAGACTTCAGGAAATTAGC
This window of the Candidatus Zixiibacteriota bacterium genome carries:
- a CDS encoding DUF4331 family protein, translated to MKLKIILLTATIAMAGLPGCDNDNTTMDPGVTYVQTDRMAIPAINTALIPTSVQKDAFNVAAPVNDEANFRPVATTTITNIRAAVNAVSGFPAEDAPGLTPTQVATALIPDVVTINFANPVQFPNGRRLTDDVIDAAVGLVLNRGNALGGAGVGDAINSNDATFLGTFPFLAPEN
- a CDS encoding tetratricopeptide repeat protein; protein product: MKRAQRIFMNLLAVAALFTSTHAAESNTAAVGRLDLEISFFTHKLVTDPKSFMMAKELGAAYNSKARLTGSLADYRLAEGAFRQSLKIQPEHNSDAVFGLATTLSSQHKFKEAKGVLVTVLSEAAVNPTITAVLGDVAYELGDYMTAEESYAKFAVEKPGMAAWSRLAKVHLLHGRWDEADALWNKCVKLPVGSNPEPSAWASVMYGDLYLRKGEVPQARAHFLKSLEILPGYPIALEHLAETYEIEGDDKSAAPLLDSALSQIIHHDLIFRRADISERMGDKVHAARLRDSAHALLSSEIAAGDVGHRRVLAEYLLKFSDRKHEAWMLAKAEAADRGDIETDMLMARALFVNGNIGEAVKYADRALRFGSYEPHLYKYAVQIYESANLPSKADECRAMLAKLNPTQFGESFAAKSASK
- a CDS encoding ABC transporter ATP-binding protein, whose amino-acid sequence is MLVLSNLEVCYGAISALRGVSLAVSKGQIVTLIGANGAGKTTTLRAISGLVKTKSGSITFTEKEIGNRPPHEIVAAGISHSPEGRMIFANLTVKENLNMGAYLRRDKVEIKKDLDYVFTIFPRLSERLKQAGGTLSGGEQQMLAIGRALMARPKMLLLDEPSLGIAPLLVKLIFEKIVEINKELGMTILLVEQNAHLALKVANYGYVMETGEITLHGPAAEIEQNEAVRKAYLGEM
- a CDS encoding DUF4331 family protein — protein: MKLRKTLSLTVAGLMAIAGIAIAADHFDSPLANRDVRTDVTDVYAFRSPTNANNLVVAMNVSSHVPGAAPVPLFSQAARYNIHVDNTGDLLADAVVTVTFTGNTTQTFSVAGLGATPITGQVTPAGSAPIITTSGPIKIFVGPREDPFFFDLDGFKAFVAAPYIPAAGYRASGAGSPVDFFAGRNVGSIVIELPIVALTGAANANTGTIRAWTSITEPQTN
- a CDS encoding ABC transporter ATP-binding protein, encoding MKSDILTISNCSMRFGGLTAVSSLELAIPSDGLVGLIGPNGAGKTTVFNMITGVYRPTSGEIVLDGSSIVGEKPHRICRKGIARTFQNIRLCSSLTVYQSVQMALIKSLEYGFGRAALHVGLFASEEKRVRQTIMETLDIFNLVHLSEELAVSLPYGDQRRLEIVRALATKPRLLLLDEPAAGMNPSEKVALMSLIKEVKEKFKVAILLIEHDMKVVMGICERITVLDYGAKIAEGTPAQIQRDPKVIEAYLGETV